In Pan paniscus chromosome 1, NHGRI_mPanPan1-v2.0_pri, whole genome shotgun sequence, the DNA window TCATTCTCTAACgtttaatactatttttaaaatgatcaccACATTTGGACTTAAAAGACCCTTCTACAATATCCTTCCTCATCTCAccgaattcatttatttattttgatgtaagTTTGAACAGAGGACATAGTTTCCTACTACAGAGTATACAACCCAATGCCTGCTATAATGCAGTGAAATAGGAAGTATAATACCATGAGTTCACACAACGTTTTCTAGactcaaaatgcaaaaattccttatttccagaaaaagaatggTATGGGCCATTTAGAGTGAAGCCATGGGAAATGAAGTTCAGTATTTTAGTGCAAATAATGTAAACAATTTGGTGAAGGTTTTATCTGGAAGATATATctcaaaattatgaaaatgtttcATATACAGAAATGCAGTTATAATAACAATGTGTTATTATTTGTGTATCCATGTGAGCCACAGAAAATTTTACAGCTGTGTTTTTTCTATAGACTGAGACTCCAGTGTTAGGCAATTCAAACTATTTCTTGATGCAACTACACAACCAGAGAACTGGGCTTTCATCTACTTTCCACATCACCTTTAAAGTGTGCCCTTTGTCTTTGTGTTGCATTTGCATGTCTACACATCTCTTCCACATGTTAAGAGGATGGCATATAGGgtgcaatttaaaaatttgcctcATTACAGCTTGTTCAACACGCATGCATCTCAGCTACACTCTTGGAAAAGAATAAGCTATGTGTCCATCTACAGGAAGACTCAGAGATTAATGCGTTattagcaaccaaaaaaaaagttggctgacataaacatttcttgaatatGTTCATGTCTATCTTAATCCagtaaagtatttatttaaaagtagttTCAAATGTACTACACAAATGATATATTCTGCAGCAAAAGCACTGAAGCATAGATTGACTAAAGGACTCACCTTATACTGCTACTGGGTAATGGCCAAGTTGCGACTTTATAGACATATGtttcatgtatgtatgtaaacATATTCCATAGTATTTTACATAATACAAAATGTTGTACAAAtatttaatcaaaagaaaatgtgagaagaGCCCATTAAAAAGCCTCTTATTAAAAGATGCtactttttaccaaaaaaaaaaattcatcacagtgtcacttaaacttttttttaataatcataaaatatttactccCAGAGCATTTGCTAGAACTTTCTTTAATGCCTCTTTCACCTCCGTGATCCTCAAGGTATAAATAAGAGGGTTAAGCATGGGGGTTACCACAGTGTAGAAGAGAGAAACAAACTTGCCCTGGTCCCTGGATCTACTCTTGGCTGGCTGCAGATACACGAAGATGATGGTTCCATAAAAGATGGTGACCACTGTCAGGCGGGAGAAGCAGGTCCCGAATGCTTTCTGTCTCCCGGTAGCTGACTTAATCCTCAACACTGCGTGGGCAATGTAGCCAGAGGAGACCAGGATGAATGAGACAGGCACTATCAGGAAAAGGATACTAGCCACAAAAAGCTCAGCCTCGTTAAACGTGGTGTCCACACAAGCCAGCTTGATGAGCACAGGGACCTCACAGATGAAATGATCCACTTGGCGATGCCCACAGAAGGGCAGCTGCAGGGTGAGGGTGGACTGTACCGGGGTGGTGGCTATTCCACTGAGCCATGCCACAGACGCCAAGGCCATGCAGAGATGGGTATGCATTAAGACAGTGTAATGGAGAGGACGGCAGACAGCCACATAGCAGTCACAGGACATCACAGCCGGGAGGACGCACTCAGTGGATCCCAGGGCATGGGAGATGTAAAGGTGAACTGCACAGCCACCATAGGTGATAGTTTTTGTGGGTTCCCACAGGTTTACCAGGAGCTGGGGAATAACACTGCTGGTGAAGCAGTGGTACAGGAAGGAgagatgagaaaggaagaaatacatcGGCATATGAAGCTTGGGTTCCAGGCGAGAAAccagaatgatggtggtattccCCAAAATAGTTAGTAAATACAGAATCAATATGAGCACAAATAGAACCTTCTGTAACTGAGGATAATCAGAAAACCCTAAAAGGATGAAACCTGCTAGGTTGCTCTCATTAGTATGTCTCACCATCCCCATATGTAAAGTGTGTTCCCCAAGGCTGAGGCATAGCTGAGAAAGATAACACATCACATAGGGTTAAATGAGTGACAATGTCACCTGCCTACCCAAAAAAGTATTGTATGTTAAATGCTTAGAAGCTATGTCTTTACATCCAGTGACTTAGATCTATTTATTTTCCGAATATGTGCATTATAAATAAATGCAATACACATCCTTCAAATATCTTAGCTGTCCTTCAATGCTTTCCGAAGCAGAGAAGAGCAAGAGCAGACATTAGGAAACATCATCATCTTTTGCAGGAAATAAATTTGAcccttcctttaaaataaatttccccTTTTATATTAATGTATTTCAAGTTACAGAAGAAGGGAGTctcgagataccatctcacaccagttagaatggcgatcattgaaagtcaggaaacaacaggtgctggagaggatgtggagaagtaggaacacttttacactgttggtgggactgtaaactagttcaaccattgtggaagtcagtgtggcgattcctcagggatctagaactagaaataccatttgacccagccatcccattacagggtatatacccaaaggattataaatcatgctgctataaagacacatgcacacatatgttttttggggcactattcacaatagcaaagacttggaaccaacccaaatgtccaacaatgttagactggattaagaaaatgtggcacatagacaccatggaatactatgcggccataaaaaaggatgagttcatgtcctttgtagggacatggatgaagctggaaaccatcattctcagcaaactatctcaaggacaaaaaaccaaacaccgcatattcccactcataggtgggaattgaacaatgagaacacatggacacaggaaggggaacatcatactccagggcctgttgtggggtggggggacggaggagagatagcattaggagatatacctaatgctaagtgacgaattaatgggtgcagcacaccaacatgacacatgtatacaaatgtaacgaacctgcacattgtgcacatgtaccctaaaacttaaagtataataataattaaaaaaagaaaaaggttttaatAATCACAAGACCTATTTGTGTacattggaaaggaatcaaaattttaaaaatgggtattAAATATGTCACTCCATCAGTTACTAacagtgataaaaaaaaaaaaaagaactaatgtCCAGCCTAAATTACTTCTCAAATACTGGATCCCTAAAAGGCTAAAAGAAAAtagtttatgaagaaaagggcaaagaagaaagaacaacaaTGGcacttaaataataaaagaaatcccagcgacttgggaggccaaggtgggaggacagcttgaggccaggagtttgagaccagcccttgcaacatagcaagacactgactctccaaaataatttaaaattagctggtcatggtcccatgcacctgtagtcccagctactcaagagactgaggcagaagtgTCACTtcacaggagttcgaggttgcagtgagctatgatcatgccactgcatttcagcctgggcaacagagtaagaccctatctctaaaaaaaagtaaattaaagtaacaaataaaggaataaatagtaaaataatgaaaataaagttaaagaaTTAAGACAAATCATGTCAGTATAGGCACACAATGATTGCTCATAGGTGATTATAAATACGAGTGAAATAAATACATCAATCACTTAAGGGATGAGTGctccaattaatagaaaaaggCATGTCATAGgctagggtaaaaaaaaaaactaaactcaaATTTATACAGCCTGTTTGAAACAAACAATACAgtcaattaaagaaagaaaagaaaacatttttaaaaattaaattagaaaaattcaatataatttaattttgagataacaacaaaactgacaaaacgGGGCAATTTTATTGATTAAAGATTgaatctacaatgaacatacAGATGTAGTAAAACGTTATGTCCCAAGAAGGCAACAAATTGTGTAAATCAAAAACTGTTAGGACCAattgcataaaaattaaaacatgttttctaaaaagaaactgaaagtggaaaaaatcaaaatatgccATCCAAAAAgaagtctctttttaaaaatagtttaaacattaattttagtttcagggtgtacatgtgcaggtttcttacctgggtatactgcatgatgctgaggtttggtgtatgattgatcctgtcacccagacaCAGCATAGTACCCAGCAGTTAGTTTTTCagtcctttcccttctccctttctctgccctCTAGCAGTCCCTgcatctgttgttcccatctttatgttcatgtgtacatATTGTTTAGcgcccacttataagtaagaacatgcagtgtttagttttctgtgcCTGCATTAATTAAAGGCCCCCGGTTGCATCCATCTTGCTGCAAAGGAACatgacttcattattttttatggctgcatagtattccatggcatataggaaccacagtttctttattcagtctaccattccatttctttgctatggtgaatagtgctgcaacgaatatatgagtgcatgtatctttttggtagaatgatttcttttcctctggatatatacccagtaatgggattgctgggtcaaatggtagctctgtttaagttctttgagaaatctctaacctgcttttcacagtggcagaactaattgacattcccaccaacagcattccgttttctccacagccttgccagcatctggtttttttttttttgttttgtttttgtttgtttttttttactttttaataatagccattctggtatttcactgtgattttgatttgcatttctctgatgattagtgatgatgagcattttttcacattcGTTGGCtacttgtgtgttttcttttgagaagtgtctgctcatgtcgtttgcccatttttatatggggttatttgttttttgctttttgagttaaatttcttatggattctggatattagacctttgtcagatgcatagtttgtgaacattttctcccattttgtaggttgtctgttttctctgttgattgttccttttgctttacagaagctctttaatttaattaggtaatttttgtttttgttgcaattgctttggagGACTGAGTCATCAATTCcttcccaaggctgatgtccagaataatattccctaggttttcttgtaggattCTTACAGTTTGGCATCTTCCATGTaaataattcatcttgagttaatttcttgTGTATGGTGAAATGTaggagtccagttttattcttctacacatggctagtcagctatcccagcaccatttataaaatagggagtccttttctcATTGCTTACAAAAATATATCTCTTTAacataaaaattgttttgaacTGAGTGCAACTGGGAGGAGGCAGATAAAGAAAACGTTACCTGCCTTTCCTCAATTTGCCTAAAAGCAGGAGATAGATGTACAAAAGACAATTGTGTCCTCCTCCCCACaccaagaaagacaaaaattaacagCCAGGAGATGGCATCAGAGGAATCTATGAAACAACCCCTCCCAACTAGCCTTTATCTGCCATTTATCAGCCTTCCCACAATTTGCTGTCCCCAGaaacttttcctttgtcttgtccttttcctttgtcttgttaTCCTCTAAAAATTTACCATTCTTCTTTGAAGCTGCTCCATAAGCTGGAGGCCTAGGTTACCTCTTTGGGAATTACTCATTCCCTGAGCATCTCTTGTGTATACATCTCTCGTGTATACTGAGCATCTCTCCTGTATACTGcagtatacattttaataaacttgTTCACGTTTCTcttgtgaatctttcttttgttaccGGAGTCAGCCCCACCAATAAACCTAAGAAAGGTAGATAAAAATAACTTCTCCTCCCCTACGAAAGCAAATTTTCAActgtatttcaaatattaaacacagattttaaaatgtgggaAATATTTATAAGACAAAAAGCAAAGATTTAATAACcatggcattttaaaatatcagtaagaGACAAATAAAAACctgtattgtaaatatatatgtgacagatatagaaaaaaagaaaaggaagaaatacaaataggtcaaaaatatgaaaaggcaAGCAATTTTTAGACAACTAAGCTATGTCCCTTCTAGGCCAATTTTGCTgggggttttaatcataaaaggatgctggattttgtcaaatgctttttctgtgtctatcgagacaatcatgtgatttttgtttttaattctgtttatgtggcgtatcacatttactgacttacatatgttaaaccattcctgcttccctggtatgaaacccacttgatcgtggtggattatctttttgatatgttgttgaattcggtttgttaggttttttttttttcaggatttttgcatctatgttcatcagggatattggtctgtagttttctttttttgttatgtccttgcCTGGTTTTACTATAAGgctgatactggcttcatagaatgatttagggaggattccttctttctctatcttgtggagtagtgtcaataggattggtaccaattctttgaatgtgtgatagaattcagctgtgaattcgtctggtcttggactttttttttcgacaatttttaaattaccatttcaatcttgctgcttgtaaCTGGTCTCTTCCAagattctatttcttcctggtttaatctgggaggttgtatatttccaggaatttacccatctcctctaggttttctagtttatacgAGTAAAGAtgctcatagtagccttgaaaagtcttttgtatttctgtggtatcagttgtagtatctcccatttcatttctaattgaactAAATtggatcttttctcttcttttcttggttaatcttactAATGATCTatggattttatttatcttttcaaagaaccagatttttgtctcatttatcttttgtattttccttttttttgtttcaattttatttagttctgctctcatcttctattttcttttattctgctgaGTTTGAGTTtggattgtttttgtttctccagTTCTGTGAGGTGTGACTTAGATTATCTATATGTGCTCtctcagactttttgatgtaggcatttaatgctctgaactttcctcttagcaccacttttgctctgtcccagaggttttgataggttgtgtcactattatcattcagttcaaagaattttttaaatttccgtCTTGACGGCGttgttgacccaaagatcattcaggagcaggttatttaatttttatatatttgcacGGTTTTGAGAGCTCCTTTTGGAGTTAATGAAGGAGGTCTGCCCCTCCACATCTGTGGGTATTTCTATCAGGTGGagacaagagactgagaaaagagataagacacacagacaaaatatagagaaagaacagtgagcccaggggaccggcactcAATGTGCGAGGATCTGCACcggcactggtctctgagttccctcagtatttattgaccACTATTTTTACTATCTTGGTGAGTGGAGTGTGGCAGGGCAACAGGGTGATGGTGGGGAGAAGTTCAGCAGggaaacatgtgaacaaaggaaTCTGTAACATGAATAAGTTCAAGGAAAGGTACTGTGTctggatgtgcacgtaggctAGATTTATGTTTCACtttacataaatatttcagtgtagcaaagagtaacagagcagtattgctgccagcatatctcgcctccagccacagggcagtttctcctatctcagaatagaacAAATGGTCGGCTTTACACcaagacattccattcccagggatgAGCAAGAGATAGAaaccttcctcttgtctcaaccaCACAGAGGCCTCCCTCTTTCACtactcctcctcagcacagacccttcacaGGTGTGGGTCTGGGGGATGTAAGGTCTTTCCTTTCCCAaaaggccatatctcaggctgtctcacTGGAGGAAAATcttggacaatacccaggcttttttgggcagaggtccctgtggctttccacagtgcattgtgtccctggttaattgagaatggagaatggctATGACTTTTACCAGgcatactgcctgcaaacatattgttaacaaggcacatcccgcacagccctaaatccattaaaccttgattcaaaacagcacatgtttctgtgagcacagggttggggctaaagttacagattaacagcatctcaaagcagaacaatttttcttagtacagatcaaaatggGGTTTCTTATGTCTtgcttttctacatagacacagtaacagtctgaccTCTCTTTTCCCCACAGTTAAATTCCagctttattccactgtggtctaagagaatACTTGacataattttgaatttcttaaaTTTGCTGAGGCTTGTTTCGTGGCCTATCACACTGcatgtcttggagaatgttccatgtgctgatcaatagaatgcatattctgcagttgttgggtagaatgttctgcaAATTTCTGTTAACtccatttgttgtagggtatagtttaagtccattgcttctttgttgactttctatcctgatgatctgtctagtgctgtcagtggagtattaaggtcccccactattattgtgttgccgtgtatctcatttcttaggtctagtaattgttttataaatttgggagttccACTGTTAGggccatatatatttagaattgtgaaattttcctgttggacaagtccttttatcattatataatgtccttcttttccttttcttttcttttttttttttttttgacagagtctcactctgttgccaaggctggagggtaatggcgcaatcttggctcactgcaacctccgcctcctgggttcaagttattcttctgcctcagcctcccaagtagctgggattacaggtgcccaccaccacacccagctaatttttttttatttttggtagagacagggtttcattatgttgctttaaaatttgtatgatataagaatagctactcctgcttgcttttggtatacatttgtgtgaaatatcttttttccactcctttaccttaagtttatgtgggTTTTTATGTgttagatgagtctcctgaagacagcagaaacttggttggtgaattcttatccattctaccattctgtatcttttaagtggagcatttaggccatttacattcaatgttagtattgagatatgaggtactattctatttgTTGTgctgttgcctgaataccttttttttccattgtgttgttgttttatagATCCTGTGACATTTATGTTTTAAGgatgttctattttggtgtattttgaggatttgtgtCAAGATTTAGATTTCCTTTTAGTAGTTCTTGTAgtgcaaattctctcagcatctgtttgtctgggaaaaaattgcatctttccttcatttatgatgcttagtttcactggatacaaaattcttggctgataattgcttTGTTTAAGGTCTTCAACAGTTTGGATGAGGCCCACATATTTTATGAAGGAGATATAATCGGCTTTACTCAAGGTCTACAGATTTAAATCTTAATCACATCTAAAATATtctttcacagcaacatctagactcaTGTTTGACCTAGCTGGGTACTATAGCCTAGaaaagttgatacataaaattaactctTAGAGTTCATCCTTGACACTCGTACACAACTCCTCAAACCATACTGAATCTTCAAATAAGGAAACTAACAAGTGCTATTTTCTCTTTGATATCCCATAACTTACATACTGTGATGTAAAAGTAATACATCTTATCTTACATCATAAGAGGataagagaggaaagaaatcaaagatattTGCTtactgtgtgtatacatatgcatatatgtatatgtaatacataaaataattatgtaatatacatataaatgtttatatatgtctatacatacatgcatttatacaaacatattcacaacaaaacaaagaagaaatataacaatacagtcctcatttctgtatCTAGTCACATGGTTGTAGCTGCCTTCTTTTATATTCTATGTTCCTTTGCCTTTGCAAGCATCTTGGTTGTAGTTCTTTACCTGGTGGGTCAACCCAGACCTttattcctgaagggtctgggccattaaTAGTCCTGTCTGAATTGGGTTGTTGTAGTTTTCCCCTGACTTTAATCACAGAGCATGACAGTACTGTGTGGAGTATTGGAGTAGCAGTCCAATTTGTCCTTTTTAGTCAGTATCAATTACCCCAACCACTATAGTAATTTCCCTTTTTACCTTTTGATCCAGAGGAACAAAGAGCTCAAAGTGGCCAGGTGGCCATCTCAATTTCCAGTTTGACAGAAATGTTGTTTTGTCTCCTGACCTAAGCATTCTTCCCTCTGGAACCAAGACCTCTAGGCAAGCAGAGCTTAAGATCGTGAGGACAAAAATTGTTTATCAGTGGATCACTAAGAGTAATAATGAATGATGCAAATCCCATTTCCATCCTTTGgttcctggacccatgaatcctcACTATGTTGGAAACACCATATATTGGACATTGATTCAAAGCCTGTATAGCATTATACAGAACCTGTCTCAATCCTTCAAGGTTTTACCACCAAACTGATACTGCTACTGAGTCTTCCAAAGGCTATTCCACTATTCTTAcaagccagctgcttcaggatcatggggaacatggtaaggcCAGTGAATTCATAATTCATGAGCATGAACTCATTGGCACACTCTGTTTTCTGTGAAGTGAGTTCCTTAATCAGAAGCAAAGCTGTGTAAAATAACATCGTGGTGGATAAGGCACTCTGTGAGTCCACAGACGGTACTTTTGCAGAACCGTGATGTGCAGAGAAGGCAAATTCACATCCAGAGTGTCTATTTCAGTAAGAACTACCTTCCGTGACAGAAGTGTTCCAGTGTAATCCACCTGCCACCTGGTAGCTGTCTGATCGCCCTGGGGAATGCTGCCATATCAGGGGCTCAATGtttgtctctgctgctggcagattGGGCAATCAGCAGTGACCGTAGTCAGGTCAGCCTTGAAGAATGGAAATTATGCATaatctccatccctgccaccatacCTGTTCAGGAGCCCACTGTGTGATGacggggtggctggggaaagaggctgactgGTATCCACACACTGTTGACTATTAGTTTCTCTGCTGACGTCACTctttggtgagcactcacataaCACAATATCTTCAGGTTTTTAGCCTGTcaagagaggtccatccacataatTCTTCCCCAGACCTCTTTGTCACCAATTGTCCAATCATATTCATTCCAAGTCTCTCACCATCCACCAAACCACTGGCCACAGCCCatgaattgattaaaaaaatcacacatttgGCCATTTCTGTTTCCAGGCAAAGCAAGGAACCAGATGTACTATTTGAAGTTCCACTCTCAGGGAGGATTTCtcttcaccactcttattcatgGATGTCCCAGAAAGGGCCGTGGTGCTGCAGCTGTTCATTTTTTGGCAGTGCCCGAGTATTGTGCAAAACCGTCTGTGAACCAGGCCCAAGGTTTCTGTAGGGCCTGTTGATTGACCATAGGAAACTCACCATGAGGCCATCAGTGTAAGGCAGTGTAGCATGAGTGGGGACCACGGACATTGGGGTCACTTCTTTATGTAATTTACTAGTGttttcaggacctgcttgagcctgATCTCATACGTACGCTTCCAATTTTCCGATGAAGTGCTCTGCACATACCCCATTTTATAGCTTAACAGGTCAGACTACATCCCCTTTATGAGGGGCAGCTCAGGTCACGTGGTAACTGGGTGGCCCATGGTTAAGCATTCAATCTTTAATAAGGCCCAGGAGCAAGCCCAatgcagttttcaaaagaagcttCGGTGTCTGAAGAAATGGCAGGGCTTTGCTCCAAAATTCTAAGAGTCTTCGCTGTGACTCACCTAGAGGGCCCTGGCAAAGGGCCTGGCCCTAAACAGAATCCctgtctgccactgacacctcaagaaCCATTAGAGCTGCTGGATCCTACGGCCCAAGTAGCAAaacagcttgcacagcagcctggacctgttgcagagcctgcTCTTATTCTGAGTCCCCACTCAAAGCTAGCAAGTTGCTTAGTCAATGAGCTAGAGTGACACACCCAAATGAAGAATACGCTGCTGCCAAGATCCAAAGGGGCCACTAGACATTATGCTGCTTTTCTGGGCATAGAGGAAACGAGGTACAACAATTTATTCTTCATTGCAGAAGGAAATCTCAACATGCTTTACACCACTTGACCCTAGAAATTCCACTGAGGTAGAAGACCCCTGATTATTGTCACATGTATTTCTCATCCCTTGGCATGTATCCATTTTatcaataaatgtggaaatgccAGAGATTGTCAGCATACccccagaagctaggagagatgCATTGAAAAGATTTTCCCATAGAGAAACCAACTCAAAGGTTTTAGGCTTTTCCCTTAAAAGACCcactctgccaacaccttgaccttggacttctcaccttcagaattgtgagaaaataaatgtttattatttaagcCACTCACTCTGTGGTCCTTTGTTATGGTAGCACCAGTAAACTAACACACCTAGATATTCAAATTTATAGCCGCTTTATTCATTTATAGCCACTTTATTCATAATGTCAAAAACTTAAATATCCTACATATCCATCAGTGATTAGATGAACAAATTATAGTATATCTATATGGTGATATGCTGAGACAAGTAAGATGTATAACTACTGATAGAACATtaaacatagatgaatctcaaaaatattataatgTCTAAAAGAAGccttacacacacaaaataaatatggaaagggTACATTGCTACAAATATCTAGAACAGTTATAATTATACAAAGCAGATCATTGGTTGCCAGGACTGGTGAAACTCAGGGAAAAGGAGCACTGTGGAACTTTCTGGGAGGATGTACATGTTCTGTCTCTTCATAAGGAGGTGACTACATGGGTGaatacatttgacaaaattcttaTAACTCTACCCTTACAGTGGTTACATTTTCTTGTATATAATCACACTTGagtaaaattgattaaaaatataaacaatgtaaaatgttcaaatatttatatgcataaaaGATAAGCTTCACAAAACAATTTACAGGTTAAAAAGCACTTATACAGCAATGATTCTATTGTTCTTCATAACCACATAAGATAGTTACATTTCTTAAACTCTACTTTGCTGAAAAACTAGATCTCGGAAAGATTAAGACATCTGCTGTGGCTTATGGTGAACCACCAGAAGACACTGATGCTCTTGGATTTCAATGTTCCTTCTACAATTCAATACTGTTTATTAACCTGTTGCTTGCCCCTTCTCTCATAATTCCAGATTGTTACtcaaattaaaattaatcttATTACAAATATGGTATTTATATCATAAAATAGCTACAAAGGCAGACGAAAAGtaaaaaattttgtcattttcctaAAATTGGGTAATTTCTACAGGACTGACATATTTTGACAGAATGACTTTTCTAGAATTGCAAAATTTCTATTGTTTCCCTTCCGCACATTAAAATCACCACAAGAGGGCACAAGAATTCGTTGAATAGAGAGGCAAAATGTGTATACAACAAATGAGTTATCTGGAGTCCACCTATTGATTAATGCTTGTCAAT includes these proteins:
- the LOC100981404 gene encoding olfactory receptor 2G2, yielding MGMVRHTNESNLAGFILLGFSDYPQLQKVLFVLILILYLLTILGNTTIILVSRLEPKLHMPMYFFLSHLSFLYHCFTSSVIPQLLVNLWEPTKTITYGGCAVHLYISHALGSTECVLPAVMSCDCYVAVCRPLHYTVLMHTHLCMALASVAWLSGIATTPVQSTLTLQLPFCGHRQVDHFICEVPVLIKLACVDTTFNEAELFVASILFLIVPVSFILVSSGYIAHAVLRIKSATGRQKAFGTCFSRLTVVTIFYGTIIFVYLQPAKSRSRDQGKFVSLFYTVVTPMLNPLIYTLRITEVKEALKKVLANALGVNIL